The Novosphingobium terrae genome segment GTCGGCCACGCGCGGCGCGGGTGGCGGCGGGGTGGTGGCGGAAAAGCCGGCGGGCGGCTTGCCGGCCATGGCGGCGGCGGGCAGCAGGGCCAGCACGCTGGCCATGGACAGGCCGATAAGGGAAAAGGCACGCATTGTCAGTCTCACCTTGAGTCTTTGTTGCCGCATCGTTGTGCGCGAAAAACCGGTTCCCGCTTTTTCGCACGATGCTCCGGGCTTACAGGGTCTGGTTGGCGTTCTTGAGCATGTCATCGACCGAGGAGATCATCTTGGAGTTGATCTCATAGGCGCGCTGACACTCGATCATGTCGACCAGCTCGGTCACGATGTTGACGTTGGAGGTTTCCAGAGCGCCCTGCTTGATCGTGCCCACGCCCTGCACGCCCGGCGTGCCGATCTGCGCGGTGCCGCTGGCGGTGGTTTCCTGAAGCATGTTGCCGCCGATGGACTGCAGGCCCTGCGCATTGGGGAAGGTGGCCATGGTGATCTGGCCGACCTGCACGGCATTGCCGCCGGCAGGCGGGATCGCCGAGACCGTGCCGTCCGAACCGATCGTCACCGAGGTGGAGCCCTGCGGGATGGTGATGGCGGGCTGGATCGGATAGCCGTCCGAGGTCTGGATTTCGCCCTGCGACGACAGCGAGAAATTGCCGGCGCGGGTGTAGGCGAACTGGCCGGTGGGCAGCAGCACCTGGAAATAGCCGTCGCCCTGGATGGCCAGGTCATAGGCATTGCCGGTGGTGTCCAGCGTGCCCTGTTCTTCCTGGCGCGAGGTGCCCTGGATCTGCACGCCGGTGCCCAGGTTCAGGCCGGTGGCGTAATTGTTCTGCGAGGTGTTCTGCTGGCCCGCAACGCGCATGTCCTGATAGGTCAGCGTCGCGAAATTGGCGCGGTCACGCTTGAAGGCGGTGGTGTTGACGTTGGCGAGGTTGTTCGAGATCACGCGCATGCGCGTGTCCTGAGCATCGAGCCCGGTGCGGGCGACCTGAAGTGCGGAAGCGGACATGACAGAACCTTTCTATAAACCTTGAGGACCGGCAGAGCTTAGGAGCCGGCAGGCATTACGACCCGGCAGATTGGCGCAGCAGGCTGGTGCCCGACTGGTCCATATCCTTGGCGGTGGAGAGCAGCTTGGTGCGGATGTCGAACAGGCGCTGGGCCTGAAGCATGTCCACCATCACCTGGCTGGCGCTGACGTTCGACCCTTCGAGCGCCGCGACGCTCACCTGGGCATTGTCGTCGGCGGGCAGGATGCCGCCGCCAACCACGCGGAACTGGCCGTCCAGACCCTTGGCGATCTGGCTGCCGGCGGTGCTGGCGATCTTGATCTTGTCCACCACGCTGGGCTGCAGATTGGGGTTGGTGGGGTCCACGGCCAAAATCGTGCCATCCGGACCGATCTTCAGCTTGGCATCCACCGGCACGGTGATCGGGCCGCCATTGCCCATCACCGGCAGGCCATCGCCATTGGTCAGCACACCGGTCGGCGAGACCGAGAGATCACCCCTGCGGGTGTAGACCTCGGTCCCGTCGTTGGCCTGCACCGCCATCATATCCGTGCCTTGCATGGCGATGTCGAGCGGGTTGCCGGTGGCACTGACCGTGCCGGGCGTCATGTCGGCGCTGCGCACCTCGCCGTCGGACATCGCGCGGGCTTCCAGCGCCGGGCCCTTGAGGGTCACCGGCGTGGAGGCGATCATATCGGCGCGAAAACCCACGGTCTGGGCGTTGGCCATGTTCGACGCGATGACCCGCTGGCGGTTCATCGAGTCGGTCATGCCCGACATGGCGGTGTAGATCAGCCGGTCCATGGTTTATCAGCTGCGCAGGTTGATGACGGCGTCGGAGATCTGGGTGTTCGTGTCGATCGCCTTGGCGTTGGCCTGGAAATAGCGCTGGGCGGTGATCAGCCCGACCATTTCGGTGGCGGTGTCGACGTTCGACTGTTCCAGCGTGCCCGACAGGATGCTGCCATTGCCGCCCGAGGAAGGCACGCCATAGGTGGCGGGGCCCGACAGGCCGGTCACTTCCCACTGCTGGCTGCCCATTTCCTTCAGGCCGGTGGGCGAAACGAAGCTGGCCAGCGCAACCTTGCCGACCGTGGTGGTGCTGCCATCGGCATAAGCGGCGACGATCGAACCATCGTCCTTCACCTGCACGCCGGTATAGGCCGAGCCTGCGGCATTGGTGATGGGCAGCTGGCCGTTGCTGGGCGTGGTGGCATAGGTGCCGGTCGTCGAGTCATAGGCCATGATCTGGACGTTGTTGCCGCTCGAGTCCGTGATGTTGCCCGAACCGTCGGTGGTGAAGTTACCGTTGCGGGTATAGAGCACCTGGCCCGTGGTGGGCGCCACCACGGTGAAGAAGCCGTTGCCGTTGACCATCAGGTCCAGCGCCGAACCGGTCTGCTTGGCGCTGCCGGTGGTGAAGTCCTGAGCGACCGACTGCACCAGCGAACCCAGACCAACCTGGGTCTTGGCGTTCGAATAGCTGCTGGCGCCGACGATGTCGGAGAAGTTGATGTCGCTCTTCTTGAAACCGGTGGTTTCGGCGTTGGCGAGGTTGTTCGAAATGACGTTCAGTTCCTGAGAGGCGTTCTTCAGGCCGGTCAGCGAAGTGTAATAGGACATGGGTTTCTGCCTTCTTGTGAAATGGAGCGGAAAATCAGGCGGTGGCGCCGCTGGACGACGTGTCGGTCGAGGTCGAACCGGTGGTGTCGGTGCTGGTGGTGGCCGTGGTGGTGCCGGTGGCGGCGGCCTGTTGGGCGGCCAGGATCTTGTCCAGCTTGTCCGAGATGCCGCTCAGCGTGTCGCTCATCGTGGTCGTTGCCGACAGCGTCGAGAACTGCGCCATCTGCGCGATCATCTGCGTGTTGTCCTGCGGCTGGGTCGGGTCCTGATTCTGCAGTTCCGTGGTCAGCAGGCTGATGAAATCGTTGAGGCCCAGCGTCGTGTTCGACGAAGCCGTGCTGCTGGTGCTCGACGTGGATGTCGAGCTGGTGGAATTTGTCGAGGAAACGGTTGTCATTATTTCATCCTCACAGTGTCGAGCATCAATTGCTTGGCGGTGGACAGGGCCTCGACCAGATTGGAATACTGGCGCGAGGAATCGAGCATCTCGACCATCTCGGCATTTTCATCGACCGGGGCGGTAAAGACATCGCCGTTGGCATCCGCCAAGGGATGGTTGGGATTGTGTTCTTTCAGGGGCGTGGCCGCCGTGCGCACCACGCCCGCCACATTGACGGTGGACAGGCCGTTGGCCGCATCGAGCTGCTGGGCGAAGACCGCGCGCAGCGGGCGGTAGGTGGAAGCCTCGCTGCTGGAGACCGCGCCGGCATTGGCCAGGTTGGAGGCCGCCGTGTTCATACGCACCATCTGCGCCGACATGCCGCGCCCGGCGACGTCGAAGATGTTCAGATTGCCAGAGGTGGGCATCGGCTTACTCCCCCTTGATCGCGCGGGTGATGGTGTTCACGCGGCCGCTGATGAAAGAGAGCGAGGTCGAATAGCCCATCGCATTCTGCGAGAAGGCCACCTGCTCGGTGTTGAGGTCCACGGTGTTGCCATCCAGGCTGGGCATCACCGGCACGCGGAACTGCGTGTTCTTCGCGGTGGCGGCATCGATGTTGGTGCCGCTCATCTCGGATTTGAGGGCGGCGGTGAAATCGATGTCCTTCGCCTTGTAATTGGGCGTCGCGGCATTGGCGATGTTGGAGGTCAGCATGCCCATACGCTGCGAACGCAGTTCGAGCGCCATGCCATGAATGCCAAAAAGGCTGGTGTTGTTGGCGGCGTCACTCATCGGCGGTCTCGTTCAAGCTCCTAAGGCCCAGGCAGGGCCGGTCCCTCATGGAAAAGCAAAGGCCGTGCCAATTGTGGGAAAAGCGGCGGCGCATCGTAAATTTTCCGCGCTTCGGGCATGGCTGCCGGGCGGAGTGCAGGGCATGCGGCAAGTGTTTGCCGGAAGGCGGCAATCTTCGGCCAGATGCTGAAAAGCCCCTGAAAAGCCCCGTTCTCCTGGTTGCCGGGGCGGATCAGGGCCTCTAGAATCCACCTTGAATTGCAATCAGGACTGCGCGCGGATCATGAACTTTTCCTCGATGATCGACCCCTCCACCCTGGCCATCGTGCTGGGCGGGACGGTGCTGGCCACCTTCCTGCGGGCGGGATGGGCCGATTGGCGGTCTATGATCTCCCAACTGGGCGGCGCGTTGGGGCAGACCTTTGGCCTCTCGCGCCCCTTCGATGCCGAGGCCATGCGCGGCCGCGTCGCCCGCGCGCTTCAGGACATGCAGCGCGACGGCCTGCTGCGCGCCGAGCCGCGCCGCGTCGGCGACCCCGAATTCGACAGCGCCATCGCCACCATGATCACCCAGCGCTCCACCGCCGGTCTGAAGGGCCTGCTCGAACAGGCGCGCCAGAAGCGCCTTGCCCCGGCCATCGCCGCGGTCAACACGCTGGGCCTCTCTGCCGAGCTGGCGCCGGTCTTCGGGCTGGGCGGCACGCTGATCTCGCTCTCGCGCCTGCCCGCCAATGGTGTGGACCGCAGCGCCTATATGGGCGCCATCGGCATGGCGGTGCATGCCACGCTCTATGGTCTGATCCTCGCGCACCTTGTGCTGGCCCCGCTGGCCCGCCTTGTCGAGCGCCGCATGATCCATGAGGACAAGGCCCGTCAGGCGCTGGCCCACTGGCTGGAGGCCGAGATCGCCGAGGCCACGCCCGGCGGCAATGGCGCCACCCCGCCAAGCCGCGAAAGCCATGGGCGCGGTGAGCGCGCCTCCCGCGCGGACGGTCCGGTGCCGTCGCCGCGTCTTGTTCAGCCGGGCGGTCAGGCGTGAGCATTCGCGGCGGCATAGGCTGGCAGACGCTGCTGGCCGACCTCTCGCTGATCCTCTTTATGGTGACCGCCGCCGCCATGGCCGAGCCCACGGAGCCCGCAGGCAAGGCGGCTCAGGCCCATCCGGCGCCCCCGCCGCCCCCTCCGCCGCCGCCGAAATCCGCGCCCGATCTGGTTGATCCCACGCGCGCGCAGCCGCTGGCGATCTGGCGTGAGGCGCCCGGTGGCCCCGGCATCGACGCATGGCTCGCCAGTCAGCAGCCGGACAGCCGCCAGCGCCTGACGATCACCCTGCGCTATCCGCCCGAGGCGCAGTCCCATGCGATCGTCAACATCGCCCGGCTGACTCAGGAGGCGGGAGCCATGGGCCAGAAGGCGCGGATCATCATGGAGCCTGAAGCGGCCGGGGCGCCGTCCGAGGTGCTCGCCTCGCTCGCCTATGATCTGGGTGGGCAGCCGCAGTAAGGTTTTTCAGGACAATAGCAGGGAAAGGCGAGGGGGCAGGTCGATCCTTGCGCCTGAGCTCTCCACCTCAAGCGCCGTAGGCATGAAATCCCGAGATGATTGCCTGCGACGCGGCGACCTTCCCCAAGGCTGAACCCGAAGCGCGATGCTGACAGAACCCGGGAGCGCGAGGGTGTAACACCCTCGCATTTTCTCTTCCTTCTTCCTCCCCAAAATATGGCACGAAGATTGCTTGATCCTGACCATAATCCTGTCCCTTATCATGTCAGGGCCACAAACGATGCGACTGTCTCTAAAATTGATGGCTGTGCTGCCCTTGCTGGCTGCCGGCTCCGCCATGGCGCAAGGCGCCTACACTGATCCTGCCGCGATCGACCGCGAGGTGGCTGCCTTCACCGGCGTGCCCATCGGCGGCACGGGCGGCGCTACCTTGCCGGTTGACCGGCGGCTGCGGCTTGCCGCTTGCCGTTCGCCGCTGAGCGTGTCGTGGCGTGCCTCACGCCATGACTCGCTGGTGGTGGAATGCCCTGATCCGGGCAGCTGGCACCTGTTCGTGCCGGTGCGCGCGGCGCCTGCCGCTGCGGTTTCCTCCACGCCGGCCATCATGCGCGGCGAGGCGGTGACCATTGCGGTGGCCGGGGACGGTTTTGCCGTCACCCAGCCGGGCGAGGCCATGGAAGCCGGCGCCGTGGGCGAGTGGATCCGGGTGCGCTCGGTGCATGCGGGCAACCGCCAGCCGGGCCAGACGAGCGATGCGATCCGCGCGCGGATCGTGCGCCCGGGCGAGGTCGAAGTGCCGCTGGAAGAGTGATGGACGGGCCCGAAAAGCGGGCGCGGCGGGTGACGGCAGCTTCTTGCCGCAAGAATTTGCCGTTCGCTGTCGGGACTTGTCAAAAACTGCCGTCCGAATTTGTTGTTTGCCTTAAAAGCCGCGGTGCGGCACCGTTCTTGACAGTGGAAACGCAAGGAGCGGAACCATGTCGAGCATCGCATCCGGCCCCGGCCTCGGTTCGGGCTACAATGTTGATTTAAGCGTGCAGCAGGTCGGTGCGACCGAATCCCGGCTGTCGCTGAACACCGACGCCAACGCGGCGGCCACGGCCAACTCCGCGAGCGTCAATCTGGCTGCCAACACGCAAGTGTCGGCCAGCACCGCCGCCGCGACCAGCGCCACCAGCGCTCAGGCCGTGGTGACCTCCACACAGGCGAGCGCCGGGGCGGCGCCCGTCGATACCGACCGCGTCGCCACCATCAAAAAGGCGATCGAGGACGGTAATTACCCCCTCGTCCCGACCAAGATCGGCGATGCCATGATCGCCGCGGGCATGTTGCTGAGGATCAACAAATGAAGCATCAGTTTGCCGGTTCCAGCGCTCTTCTGACCCGCGACCCGATCTCGCGCAGCGACACGCTGCGTCGTATGATCGAGTTGCTGCGGCATGAGCGGGAAGCGCTGACCGGCATGGACATGGATTCGATCATGGGCTGCGCTCATGACAAATATGTCCTGTGCGAAGAGCTTGAAGCTGCCGGCGATGACCATATCGACGAGGAAACGCGGGGGCTGATCGATGCCGCGCGCCGCCTCAACGAGGTGAACCGCCAGCTGCGCAACCTGATTGCCGCCAATGTCGCGGCGCGGCTCAGCGCGCTGTCGGGCGGTGCCGCTCTCTACAAGGCACAGACGGGGCAGGCCTTGCGGCCCCAGGGCGTGCCTGCCTACACCTACACCGGCGCGCGCGCCTGATCTGCCAGAGGCGGGGCGACGCTTGGGATTGTTTGGAACATGCGCGAATGCGCATGTTCAGAGCGGGTCGGTGCCGCAAAATCCGGTTCTTTCGCCGGATTTTCAAACAACCTTTGAGCGCCCCTGCAGTTTTTTCGCCCTTGAGCTGCGGTTCGGGCGGCAAAAATTAGAAATTGGCACGCGGCTTGCTTAAATTGTTTTCGGAACCCTTTGTTTCGGGAGCAGGGCTTGAGCCAGCCAGATCTGACAGGCGCCCAATGGGCCGCCTCCATCGCCACGGACCCGTCCTCGCAGCGTGATGCCTCGCGCGCGGCCATTGCCCGCGCGGCAGGGGCCAGCGGCGTGGACTTCAACTATCTTCTCGCTCAGGCGAAGCTGGAATCGAGCCTCGATCCGCGCGCCCAGGCGGCGACCTCCAGCGCGCGCGGACTGTATCAGTTCACCAATGCGACCTGGCTGAATACGCTGCAAAAACATGGCTCTATGCTTGGCCTGTCGGGTGCTTCGGTGGCCGATCCCATGGCGCGCGCGCAGATGATGGCGATGCGCGACGATCCCAACGCTTCGGCGATGATGGCGGCGGGCCTTGCTGGCGACAATCAGGTGGCGCTGACCAATGCGCTGGGCCGCACGCCGGATGCCAGCGAGTTGTATCTGGCGCATTTTCTGGGTGCCGAGGGCGCCACGAAATTCCTCTCCGCCATGGCTGCCGATCCCACGCAGAGCGCGGCGGCGATCAACCCCAAGGCGGCGGCCAGCAATCAGGCGATCTTTTTCGCGCCCGGCGGCATGCCCCGCAGCCTGGGTCAGGTGATGGACCTGCTGCGCGGCAAGATGACCCGCGCGATGAACAGCGAGGACGGCAATTTCGATCCGCTGACCACGGCAAACTACGGCGCCTATGGCGGCGGCGTGAGCTGGGCGGAAGCCACGGTTCCCGCACCTTTGCCCGATCCGGCAACGATGGGCGGCCCGCTGGCCCGGCAGTTTGCTGCCGCCCGCGACGGCGATTTTGCCGCTTCGTCCGGCAATGGCTCCGGCGCGGGGGATGGCGGCAACACGCGGCTGTCGATGGCCGATACGCTTCAGAATGTCTTCGGTGGCGGGGGTGACGGCAGTGCCGCGCCTGCCGCGGTGCGCGCCGCCTATGGCCGCCTGAAATCCATGGGCCTGTGAGGAAACACTGATGAACCGTCTCTTCACCGCCTTCAGCCCGCAGAGCTTCGCGCTGCCGGCCGGCATTCTCACCATCATCGTGCTGATGGTGGTGCCGATCCCGGCCTTCATGCTCGACGTGTTCTTCGTCTTCAACATCGCCCTTTCGGTGGCGGTGCTGATGGCCTCGATGAATGCGGCCAAGCCGCTGGACTTCTCCTCTTTCCCCTCGGTGCTGCTGTTTGCCACGCTGCTCCGCCTCGCGCTCAACGTCGCCTCCACCCGCGTGGTGCTGGTGCATGGGCATGAGGGCGGCGCGGCGGCCGGCCATGTGATCGAGGCCTTTGGCGAATTCCTGATCGGCGGCAATTTCGCGGTCGGCATCTTCGTCTTCCTGATCCTGATGATCATCAACCTTGTGGTGATCACCAAGGGCGCGGGCCGCGTGTCGGAAGTGTCGGCGCGTTTCACCCTGGACGCTTTGCCCGGCAAGCAGATGGCGATCGACGCCGATCTGGCCGCCGGCCTGATGAGTGCCGAGGACGCCAAGGCCCGCCGCCGCGAAATCTCCACCGAGGCCGATTTCTACGGTTCGATGGATGGTGCCTCCAAATTCGTGAAGGGCGACGCCGTTGCCGCCCTGCTGATCCTTGCCGTGAACGTGATTGCCGGTTTCTGCCTTGGCATGATCTCGCACGGGCTGAGCGCCAGCGAGGCCGCCAGCCGCTACATCTCGCTGTCGGTGGGTGACGCCCTTGTGGCGCAGGTGCCTGCGCTGCTGCTCTCCATCGCCGCTGCCGTGATCGTCACACGTGTGAACGATACGCGCAATCTGGCCGGCCAGATCGGCGGCCAGTTCGCCAGCCCCGACATCTGGCTGCCCGTGGCGCTGATTCTGGGTGCCATCGGCTTCATCCCGGCCATGCCGCAGCGCGTCTTCCTGCCCGCCGCCGCCATCGCCTTCTTCATCTGGCGCAAGCTCAACAAGCGCGACAAGCTGGCCAAGGCCATCGCCGCTATGCCCCCCGTCGTGCCGCCCGCCGATCCCGGCAAGATCACGCTGGGCGAGGTCTCCGACCATACGCTCGTCACGGTCGAGCTGGGTTATGGGCTGGTGCAGCTGGTCGATGAAAAGCGCGGCGCGCCGCTCGTCAGCCGCATCACCGGTGTGCGCAAGCAGCTCTCGCAGACCTTCGGTTTCATCGTCCCTCAGTTCCGCGTGCGTGACAGCCTCGATATGGGCCCCAGCGACTATCGCATCATTCTGGGCGGCGTGGTGCTGGGCGGATCGACGGTGATGGTCGACAAGGTGCTGGCCATCGATGCGGGCGAGGCCAATCCTCAGGCCCATATCCGCGGCATCGAGACGCGCGATCCCTCCTTCGGCTGCCCCGGCTACTGGATCGACCCGCCGCTGCGCGATATGGCGATTGCCGAGGGCTATCTGACCGTTGACGCCAGCACCGTGATCGCCACCCATCTCAACCAGATGATGGCCGAGCGTGCCCATGCCCTGCTGGGCGCCGATGAGGTCAAGACCCTGCTCGAAGCGCTCAAGCTGCGCGCCGGGGCTCTGGTGGAAACCGTCTATCCCACCCCGCTCAGCCTGGCGGCCATGACCCGCCTGCTGCGCAACCTGCTGGAAGACGGCATTTCCATCGCCCATCCGCTGCCGATCCTGCAGTCCATCGCCCAGGCGGTGCAGATCACGCAGGAGCACGACCGCATCATCGATATGGTCCGCGCCGATCTGGGCGGTCTGATCGTCAGCAGCATCTGCCCGCCCAACGAGCGCCTGCCGGTGGTGACCCTCGATTCCTCGCTGGAGGCGATGATTTCGCAGGGGCTGATCGATCCGGTCACCAACCAGCCGCTGATCGAGCCCGATCTGGCGCGGACCATTGGCGAACGTGTCGCCGGTGTGGTTGCTCAGCGCGGTCCTTCGGCCTCTTCGGTGGCGATGATCGTCCAGCCGCGCCTGCGCCGGGCTCTGGCCGCGCTGCTCAAGCTGCGTGCGCCCGGCTGCGTGGTGATGTCGATCACCGAACTGCCCGAAACCCAGCCGGTGGAGGTGATCTGTGTGGTGGGCGAACAGCCCCAGCAGCAGCCGCAGCTGACCCACCAGCCTTCCGCCGCTTATCCATCCAGCCCTGTCGAGAGTATGGCTGCATGATCCACGACCACAAACCTTTCCTCGCTGCCGCCAACCCCATCCAGCTGAAAGGACCCGGCGGGCGCCGCATCGCCGCGGCCTATGGCGACGATCCGGGCGACCGCGTGCGCCGCTTCATGCCGATGGTCCGCCGTCTTGCCTGGCATTTGCAGGGCGGGCGCGACGGGATCGAGGTGGAAGACCTGATGCAGGCGGGCCTTGTTGCCCTCACCGAATGCGCGCAAAAGCACAATGGCCCAGGCGAGGACGGCTTTGCCGCTTACGCCAAGATGCGGGTGAGGGGGGCGATGGTCGATCTGATCCGCCGCCATGTGCCCTTGTCGCGCGGGGCCGTCGAGCGGCGGCGTCTGGTGCGTGAGAAGCACACGCTGCTCACCAACCGGCTGGGGCGCGAACCCAAGGACACCGAGCTGGCCGAGGAAATGGGCATGACTCTGGCCGAGCTGGAAGGGCTGCGCATGTCGTCGGAACCGCTGCGTTTCGAGGCGCTGGATGAGACCTATTCCGACAGCTCCATGGCCTTTGCCGACGATCAGCCCGACAGCTTCACCCTGTTGCAGGATGAGGAATTGCGGCAGAGCGTTGCCGGTGCCATCGGCGAATTGCCGGAGCGCCTGCAAATGGTGATCCAGCTCTATTTCGTGGAAGAGCTGAACCTTGCCGAAATCGCCGAGGTGCTGAACGTTTCCATCCCGCGCGTGCATCAGTTGAAGGCGCAGGCCATCGACAAGCTGCGCAGCGCGCTGAGTGGCCTTGCCGATGTGATGTAGTTGTTCCGGCCTGCTGTGATGAGAGGCGCGACCCCCAAGGGCGACCTAAGTATCAAGGCGCGTCCCATTGTCGCGGCAGGGCGGAACTGCTATGTCACAATGCCATGTCTTCATGTGATACTTGCGTCGTGCGGAACAGAGCCATCTGTTCGGCTTTGGACGAATCCGAGATCAGCGCGCTCAACACCATCGGGCGGCGGCGCAATCTTGCCGCCGGTGAAAGCCTGATCTGGGAGGGCGAGGATTCGGTCCTCGTTGCCAATGTGATCGAGGGGGTGCTCAAGCTCTCCACCGGCACGGAAGACGGGCGCGAGCAGATCGTGGGCGTGGTCTATCCCAGCGATTTTATCGGGCGGCCCTTTGGCGGCACCACCAACCATGGCGTGACGGCTCTGACCGATGCGCGGGTCTGCGTGTTCAGCCGCGTGGATTTCGACGGTTTCGCCCGCAAGCATCCCGAGCTTGAGCACAAGCTGCTTCAGCGCACGCTGGGCGAGCTGGACCGCACGCGCCGCTGGATGCTGCTGCTGGGCCGCAAATCGGCGAGCGAAAAGGTCGCCAGCTTCCTGATCGAGCTGTCTGACCGTTTGGCGCCTTTGACCTGCGAGGGCGAGGGGGACGGCATTGCCGCACGCTTCCATCTGCCCTTCTCGCGCCAGCAGATCGCTGACGTTCTGGGCCTGACCATCGAGACCGTCAGCCGCCAGTTCACCCGGTTGAAGACCGAGGGGCTGATCGACCTGCCCAGTCGCCGCGAGGTGGTGATCGCTGACCGCCATGCGTTGATCGCTGAGGCGGGTTGAAGAAGGAAGAGAAGATGCGAGGGGATTATCCCCTCGCGCTCCCATGACGTCTTCCGACGAAGCGGCAGTGGCGCCCGTTCGTTGCGCTTAGGCTCTCCACCTGCACCACCTGAGGCGCCGCAGGCCTTCAAACCGATAGCACTGTGTAGGGATTATTGCCTGCGGCGCAGCGATGTTGCTCTGTGGCCGAACCCGATGCGCTACGTAGACATTCATGGGAGCGCGAGGGGGTAACCCCCTCGCATTATTCCCTTTTATCCCTTCAAAACCGATAGCTAATACCGCCGCTCACCACCCATGGGTCCAGCCGGTTGCGCGTGCTGAGAACCTCGGTGCCGCCCGCATAGAAATGCGCATTGGTGCTGACGAAATACTTCTTGGCGTCGAAGCTTAGCCCATAACCATGGCCCAGCGCGATATCGACACCGCTCTGCAACGCCACGCCGAACTCGCTCGACATTTTGGTCCGCGTCACGCCCAGACCCTGCACAAAACCGCTGGGCTGATCCGAAAGCATGATGAACAGCGCGGGGCCTACGCCGGCATAGGGCTTGATGCCATGGCCCAGCGGCAGGTGATATTTGGCGGTGAAGGTGGCGGGGATGATCTTCACGTCGTCGATCGCGCCCTGACCTGCCGCCGCGCCCGCGCCGATGGTGACATGATGGCCGGTGACGCAGCAGATCGTTTCCACCGAGATGTTCTTCGTGAAGAAATACTCAAGCGCGATGGTGGGCACGGCATTGTCATTGGCTTTGGTGCCCGTCACCGCGCCGTTTGCCACCAGCCCCGCCGCATCGCTGTTGACCTTGGTGACATGGCCGCTGGCCAGCACGGCGGTGCCCAGCACCTTGACCTGAAAGTGCCCCTGATCGCTGTCATCGGCCTGAGCGGTTCCGGCCATGGCTGCCAGCGCGAGGGCGGCCAGAAGGGCGGCGGGTTTGGTCAGTGTGCGCATGTCTCAAGTCCTCACCGCCGCGTTCCCCGCCCTGTGCGGAGATGGATGTGTGATGAGCACGCGGCGTTGAGGGCTGCTCTGCACCCCTGCCGCGGCGCCATCATTGACGGGGCGCAACCGCGTATTTGACCTGACGCAAATCCCGCATTTTTGCCGCGTGGCTCAGTTTGACGCCGATCAATGTCGTTCCATCGCGCCTGGCGCATAGGCCAGCCTTCCGTTCCGTCATGAGAGGGAAGGCTCATGGGCATCCTCGTTTCGCGCGCCGGTCTGTGGCTGGTGCTATTTCTATGTTGTTTCATCGCGATGGTGGCCGCGCAGGATTCTGCTTTCGCCATCCATATGGGCATCTGCGCCATCGCCGCGCTGATCGCTATGGGACACGGCGTGATGCGCCCCGACTATGCGCGCCTCGCCCGTGGCCAGAGCGCCCTGCCGCCCGCCGACACCAGCCGTTATGACGATGACGTCATCCGCTGGGCCACCATCGCCACGGTGTTCTGGGGCATGGCCGGGTTCCTTGTGGGACTTATCATCGCGCTGCAACTGTCGTTTCCCGATCTCAACCTAGAGCCGTGGTTCAACTTCGGGCGGATGCGCCCGCTGCACACCTCGGCGGTGATCTTCGCTTTTGGGGGCAATGCGCTGATCGGCACCAGCTTCTATGTCGTGCAGCGCACCTGCCGGGCGAGGCTGGCCTTCCCCGGCCTCGCCCGTTTCGTGTTCTGGGGCTATCAGCTCTTCATCGTGCTGGCGGCCACCGGCTATCTGCTGGGCGTCACGCAGGGCAAGGAATATGCCGAGCCCGAATGGTATGTCGATCTGTGGCTGACGGTCGTGTGGGTCGCCTATCTGCTGGTCTTCGCCTTCACCATCGTGCGCCGCACAGAGCCGCATATCTATGTGGCCAACTGGTTCTACCTCTCTTTCATCATCACCGTGGCGATGTTGCATCTGATCAACAATCTGGCCATTCCGGTCAGCTTTCT includes the following:
- the flgM gene encoding flagellar biosynthesis anti-sigma factor FlgM, with the protein product MSSIASGPGLGSGYNVDLSVQQVGATESRLSLNTDANAAATANSASVNLAANTQVSASTAAATSATSAQAVVTSTQASAGAAPVDTDRVATIKKAIEDGNYPLVPTKIGDAMIAAGMLLRINK
- a CDS encoding flagellar protein FlgN encodes the protein MKHQFAGSSALLTRDPISRSDTLRRMIELLRHEREALTGMDMDSIMGCAHDKYVLCEELEAAGDDHIDEETRGLIDAARRLNEVNRQLRNLIAANVAARLSALSGGAALYKAQTGQALRPQGVPAYTYTGARA
- a CDS encoding transglycosylase SLT domain-containing protein, producing the protein MSQPDLTGAQWAASIATDPSSQRDASRAAIARAAGASGVDFNYLLAQAKLESSLDPRAQAATSSARGLYQFTNATWLNTLQKHGSMLGLSGASVADPMARAQMMAMRDDPNASAMMAAGLAGDNQVALTNALGRTPDASELYLAHFLGAEGATKFLSAMAADPTQSAAAINPKAAASNQAIFFAPGGMPRSLGQVMDLLRGKMTRAMNSEDGNFDPLTTANYGAYGGGVSWAEATVPAPLPDPATMGGPLARQFAAARDGDFAASSGNGSGAGDGGNTRLSMADTLQNVFGGGGDGSAAPAAVRAAYGRLKSMGL
- a CDS encoding flagellar biosynthesis protein FlhA, encoding MNRLFTAFSPQSFALPAGILTIIVLMVVPIPAFMLDVFFVFNIALSVAVLMASMNAAKPLDFSSFPSVLLFATLLRLALNVASTRVVLVHGHEGGAAAGHVIEAFGEFLIGGNFAVGIFVFLILMIINLVVITKGAGRVSEVSARFTLDALPGKQMAIDADLAAGLMSAEDAKARRREISTEADFYGSMDGASKFVKGDAVAALLILAVNVIAGFCLGMISHGLSASEAASRYISLSVGDALVAQVPALLLSIAAAVIVTRVNDTRNLAGQIGGQFASPDIWLPVALILGAIGFIPAMPQRVFLPAAAIAFFIWRKLNKRDKLAKAIAAMPPVVPPADPGKITLGEVSDHTLVTVELGYGLVQLVDEKRGAPLVSRITGVRKQLSQTFGFIVPQFRVRDSLDMGPSDYRIILGGVVLGGSTVMVDKVLAIDAGEANPQAHIRGIETRDPSFGCPGYWIDPPLRDMAIAEGYLTVDASTVIATHLNQMMAERAHALLGADEVKTLLEALKLRAGALVETVYPTPLSLAAMTRLLRNLLEDGISIAHPLPILQSIAQAVQITQEHDRIIDMVRADLGGLIVSSICPPNERLPVVTLDSSLEAMISQGLIDPVTNQPLIEPDLARTIGERVAGVVAQRGPSASSVAMIVQPRLRRALAALLKLRAPGCVVMSITELPETQPVEVICVVGEQPQQQPQLTHQPSAAYPSSPVESMAA
- a CDS encoding sigma-70 family RNA polymerase sigma factor, with product MIHDHKPFLAAANPIQLKGPGGRRIAAAYGDDPGDRVRRFMPMVRRLAWHLQGGRDGIEVEDLMQAGLVALTECAQKHNGPGEDGFAAYAKMRVRGAMVDLIRRHVPLSRGAVERRRLVREKHTLLTNRLGREPKDTELAEEMGMTLAELEGLRMSSEPLRFEALDETYSDSSMAFADDQPDSFTLLQDEELRQSVAGAIGELPERLQMVIQLYFVEELNLAEIAEVLNVSIPRVHQLKAQAIDKLRSALSGLADVM
- a CDS encoding Crp/Fnr family transcriptional regulator: MSSCDTCVVRNRAICSALDESEISALNTIGRRRNLAAGESLIWEGEDSVLVANVIEGVLKLSTGTEDGREQIVGVVYPSDFIGRPFGGTTNHGVTALTDARVCVFSRVDFDGFARKHPELEHKLLQRTLGELDRTRRWMLLLGRKSASEKVASFLIELSDRLAPLTCEGEGDGIAARFHLPFSRQQIADVLGLTIETVSRQFTRLKTEGLIDLPSRREVVIADRHALIAEAG